In Ischnura elegans chromosome 6, ioIscEleg1.1, whole genome shotgun sequence, one genomic interval encodes:
- the LOC124160637 gene encoding elongation factor 1-alpha: MGKEKVHINIVVIGHVDSGKSTTTGHLIYKCGGIDKRTIEKFEKEAQEMGKGSFKYAWVLDKLKAERERGITIDIALWKFETAKYYITIIDAPGHRDFIKNMITGTSQADCAVLIVAAGTGEFEAGISKNGQTREHALLAFTLGVKQLIVGVNKMDSTEPPYSESRFEEIKKEVGNYIKKIGYNPAAVAFVPISGWHGDNMLEPSDKMPWFKGWKVERKDGNADGKCLIEALDAILPPSRPTEKPLRLPLQDVYKIGGIGTVPVGRVETGVMKPGMLVTFAPANLTTEVKSVEMHHEALQEALPGDNVGFNVKNVSVKELRRGYVCGDSKTNPPKAASDFTAQVIVLNHPGQISNGYTPVLDCHTAHIACKFAEIKEKCDRRTGKTTEENPKSIKSGDAAIVNLVPSKPMCVESFQEFPPLGRFAVRDMRQTVAVGVIKSVNHKEVTTGKVTKAAEKAQKKK; encoded by the exons ATGGGAAAAGAAAAGGTTCATATCAACATTGTGGTCATCGGCCACGTCGACTCTGGAAAGTCGACCACCACCGGTCATCTTATTTACAAATGCGGTGGTATCGACAAGCGAACGATCGAGAAGTTCGAGAAGGAAGCCCAGGAA ATGGGTAAGGGTTCCTTCAAGTATGCTTGGGTTTTGGATAAGTTGAAGGCCGAACGTGAGCGTGGTATCACCATTGACATCGCCTTGTGGAAGTTCGAAACCGCCAAGTATTACATCACCATTATTGACGCCCCTGGACACAGAGATTTCATCAAAAACATGATTACTGGAACGTCACAG GCCGATTGTGCTGTGCTCATCGTTGCTGCAGGTACCGGAGAGTTCGAAGCAGGTATCTCCAAGAATGGACAAACCAGAGAACACGCACTTCTTGCTTTCACTCTTGGAGTGAAGCAGCTGATCGTTGGTGTTAACAAAATGGACTCCACGGAACCTCCGTACAGCGAATCCCGTTTTGAAGAAATTAAGAAGGAAGTCGGTAACTACATTAAGAAAATTGGTTACAACCCGGCCGCAGTTGCTTTTGTACCAATCTCCGGCTGGCACGGAGACAACATGCTTGAACCGTCCGACAAGATGCCGTGGTTCAAGGGGTGGAAGGTGGAGCGCAAGGATGGTAATGCTGATGGAAAGTGCCTCATTGAGGCCCTGGACGCCATTCTTCCACCTAGCCGACCGACTGAGAAACCCCTTAGGCTTCCACTTCAG GACGTCTACAAAATTGGTGGTATTGGAACAGTGCCCGTCGGTCGTGTGGAAACTGGTGTTATGAAGCCGGGAATGTTAGTCACCTTTGCCCCCGCTAATCTTACTACTGAAGTGAAGTCCGTAGAAATGCACCACGAAGCTCTGCAGGAGGCTCTGCCCGGCGACAACGTTGGCTTCAACGTCAAGAACGTGTCGGTGAAGGAATTGCGCCGAGGATATGTTTGTGGCGATAGCAAGACGAACCCACCCAAAGCAGCATCAGACTTCACCGCTCAG gtcATCGTGCTCAACCACCCTGGCCAGATTTCAAACGGCTACACCCCCGTGCTTGATTGCCACACTGCTCACATTGCCTGCAAGTTCGCTGAGATCAAAGAGAAGTGCGACCGTCGTACGGGAAAAACTACTGAGGAGAACCCCAAGTCGATCAAGTCTGGCGATGCGGCTATCGTCAACCTGGTCCCCAGCAAGCCCATGTGTGTGGAATCCTTCCAGGAGTTCCCTCCCCTGGGACGTTTTGCTGTTCGTGACATGAGGCAAACTGTTGCTGTAGGAGTCATCAAG agTGTTAATCATAAGGAGGTGACGACAGGTAAGGTCACCAAGGCTGCAGAGAAGGCCCAAAAGAAGAAATAA